One genomic window of Arthrobacter caoxuetaonis includes the following:
- a CDS encoding HAD-IIA family hydrolase has translation MTKPLVGSFDAVFADLDGVLYAGPHAIPGAPEALQGLEAAGVQLAYITNNASRSSATVAEHLRELGAPATAGNVFGSAQAGAELLAGLVPAGSRVLVTGSQTLTDQVRAQGLEPVPSAEDQPAAVIQGFDPGLGWKDLAEAAFAVAAGAVWVATNTDLSIPQARGIAPGNGTLVAAVAAATGRAPVVAGKPEAPLFTTAARHLGVERPLVVGDRLDTDILGGTNAGYATALVLTGVDSPATALAARTAERPDFLIPNLGALYEPYPSVQRTDGGFGCGTALATVSGGTVEITAPEGDLDGWRAACAAWWDANPEVTAAASPEVRWVVGAGS, from the coding sequence ATGACTAAGCCGCTCGTCGGCAGCTTCGACGCGGTCTTCGCTGACCTCGACGGCGTTCTCTACGCAGGTCCGCATGCCATCCCCGGCGCACCGGAAGCCCTCCAGGGGCTTGAGGCGGCCGGGGTGCAGCTGGCGTACATCACCAACAACGCATCCAGGTCATCGGCCACGGTGGCTGAGCACCTGCGGGAGCTGGGCGCTCCGGCAACGGCCGGGAATGTCTTCGGGTCCGCGCAGGCCGGCGCGGAACTTCTGGCGGGACTCGTCCCGGCAGGCAGCCGCGTCCTGGTGACGGGCAGCCAGACGCTGACCGACCAGGTCCGGGCCCAAGGGCTGGAGCCGGTTCCCTCAGCTGAGGACCAGCCGGCGGCCGTGATCCAGGGATTCGACCCCGGACTGGGCTGGAAGGATCTTGCCGAAGCGGCCTTCGCCGTTGCGGCAGGAGCCGTCTGGGTGGCTACGAACACCGATCTTTCGATTCCGCAGGCCCGCGGGATCGCTCCCGGAAACGGCACTCTCGTCGCAGCTGTCGCTGCGGCGACGGGCCGGGCTCCGGTAGTCGCCGGTAAGCCCGAAGCACCCCTGTTCACGACGGCGGCACGGCACCTGGGCGTCGAGCGCCCCCTGGTGGTGGGCGACCGGCTGGACACAGACATCCTGGGCGGCACCAACGCCGGCTATGCGACGGCGCTGGTACTGACCGGCGTGGACAGCCCCGCCACGGCCCTCGCGGCACGCACCGCTGAACGTCCGGACTTCCTCATTCCCAACCTTGGTGCGCTCTATGAGCCGTACCCAAGCGTGCAGCGCACCGACGGGGGTTTCGGCTGCGGTACCGCGCTGGCAACTGTTTCCGGCGGGACGGTGGAGATCACGGCTCCCGAGGGAGACCTGGACGGATGGCGCGCCGCCTGCGCGGCGTGGTGGGACGCCAACCCCGAAGTCACGGCAGCCGCTTCCCCCGAAGTCCGCTGGGTTGTCGGTGCCGGAAGCTAG
- a CDS encoding TlyA family RNA methyltransferase, whose amino-acid sequence MARLDQELVTRGLARSRTHAGKLIAGGRVLRAGSVLTKASTPIQPEDPLQVTDDGGPDYVSRAGHKLAGALAAFPAVNPAGLRCLDAGASTGGFTDVLLRAGAREVAAVDVGHGQLVDSLRSDPRVRVFEGMNVRYFTPGDIGGQVDLTVADLSFISLSMVIVPLAAATAPGGSLLLMVKPQFEVGRELLNRTGVVTDPARHRLAVDRVTDAAVAAGLEISGIARSPLPGQNGNVEFFMWMRVPAGTIPDAGERSAAATALVNRLFDAPAAFADAPGGV is encoded by the coding sequence GTGGCCCGGCTGGACCAGGAGCTGGTAACCCGGGGGCTGGCCCGCTCCCGTACCCATGCTGGAAAGCTCATCGCCGGAGGACGCGTCCTGCGCGCCGGAAGCGTGCTCACCAAGGCTTCAACGCCAATCCAGCCGGAGGATCCGCTGCAGGTGACGGACGACGGCGGCCCGGACTATGTCAGCCGTGCCGGCCACAAGCTCGCCGGTGCACTGGCGGCCTTTCCGGCCGTCAATCCTGCCGGACTGCGCTGCCTGGACGCCGGTGCCTCGACAGGCGGGTTCACGGATGTGCTGCTGCGGGCAGGCGCCCGTGAGGTCGCCGCCGTCGATGTCGGTCACGGCCAGTTGGTTGATTCCCTCCGGTCAGATCCCCGCGTGCGCGTCTTTGAGGGTATGAACGTGCGCTATTTCACCCCCGGGGACATTGGCGGGCAGGTGGACCTGACGGTCGCCGACCTCAGCTTCATCTCGCTCTCCATGGTCATCGTGCCCCTCGCCGCAGCCACCGCGCCCGGCGGAAGCCTGCTGCTGATGGTCAAACCCCAGTTCGAGGTCGGACGGGAGCTGCTGAACCGCACCGGCGTCGTCACCGATCCCGCCAGGCACCGTCTGGCCGTGGACCGCGTCACTGACGCGGCAGTGGCCGCCGGACTGGAAATATCCGGAATCGCCCGCAGTCCATTGCCCGGCCAGAACGGGAATGTGGAATTCTTTATGTGGATGCGCGTTCCCGCAGGGACCATCCCGGACGCCGGGGAACGCTCGGCGGCGGCAACGGCTCTGGTCAACCGGCTATTCGATGCGCCCGCTGCGTTTGCGGACGCACCGGGTGGCGTATAA
- a CDS encoding NAD kinase has product MSRRILVIAHTGRSAAMAAAQEVCTQLHAAGLVPVMRRKDLEDIQAEYGQLTAPTEILDEDVQLTEVDLGMVLGGDGTILRAAELVRDTEVPLLGVNLGHVGFLAESEREDLDKTVGWVVDRDYTVEERLTIDVKVWLDSTLLAHTWALNEAAVEKADRQRMLEVVMEVDARPISSFGCDGVVMATPTGSTAYAFSAGGPVVWPGVEALLITPISAHAVFSRPLVVAPDSILAVEILSRNAANGILWCDGHRSIDLPPGSRVEVTRSNVPVRLARTHDTPFSERLVNKFQLPTQGWRGPANQPPEQAANGGILP; this is encoded by the coding sequence ATGAGCAGACGCATACTGGTGATCGCGCACACCGGCCGCAGTGCCGCGATGGCTGCGGCCCAGGAAGTCTGCACCCAGCTCCATGCCGCAGGCCTGGTTCCCGTGATGCGCCGCAAAGACCTCGAAGATATCCAGGCTGAGTATGGCCAGCTCACTGCGCCGACTGAAATCCTGGATGAAGACGTCCAGCTCACCGAAGTCGATCTGGGCATGGTGCTTGGGGGAGACGGGACCATCCTGCGCGCAGCGGAACTGGTACGGGACACGGAAGTGCCGCTGCTGGGGGTCAATCTGGGCCACGTCGGCTTCCTGGCCGAAAGCGAACGTGAAGACCTGGACAAAACCGTCGGCTGGGTCGTGGACCGGGACTATACCGTCGAAGAGCGGCTGACCATCGACGTCAAGGTCTGGCTGGACAGCACGCTGCTGGCACACACCTGGGCGCTCAACGAGGCCGCGGTGGAAAAGGCAGACCGGCAGCGCATGCTGGAAGTGGTCATGGAAGTCGATGCACGTCCCATTTCCTCCTTCGGCTGCGACGGCGTGGTCATGGCGACCCCGACGGGATCGACTGCCTACGCGTTCTCCGCTGGAGGGCCCGTCGTGTGGCCAGGCGTCGAAGCACTGCTGATTACGCCCATCAGCGCCCACGCCGTGTTCTCCCGGCCACTCGTCGTCGCTCCGGACTCCATCCTGGCGGTGGAGATCCTGTCCCGGAATGCCGCCAACGGTATCCTCTGGTGCGACGGGCACCGCAGCATCGACCTGCCGCCGGGCTCCCGCGTGGAGGTGACACGCTCCAACGTTCCGGTCCGGCTGGCCCGCACGCACGACACGCCTTTCTCGGAGCGCCTGGTCAACAAGTTCCAGCTCCCCACCCAGGGTTGGCGGGGACCGGCGAACCAGCCTCCAGAGCAGGCTGCGAACGGAGGTATCCTCCCGTGA
- the recN gene encoding DNA repair protein RecN yields MIEEIRIRDLGVITDATLTLGPGFTVVTGETGAGKTMVITALGLLLGARSDAGAVRTGAKSALAEAVVRLPPQSPAAERSAEAGAELEEFDGGVELIVARTVNADGRSRAHLGGRATPVGVLSEVGNHLVAVHGQTDQLRLKSSSAQREALDKYAGESLAAALEEYRTGYNRWRAAESELSELRETARERLREAEYLAASLEEIDAVAPEPAEDETLKAEAMRLGNIEELRSASVGAHQALVAGDFADGSDATSLVDAAKRQLELAGEHDPALAQAGQRLAEVGYILADIAAELSSYSASLDGEGPGRLAEVEARRAELAVLVRKYAPSVDEVLEWAETGRARLAELGDDGSRIESLEAELTELQARLWEQAAGLTKLRTDAAVELSGRVSDELTALAMPDARLVITVDPSAALGPQGADAIEFLLAPHPGAPARPLGKGASGGELSRVMLAIEVVLAEVDPVPTFVFDEVDAGVGGKAAIEIGRRLAMLARHVQVIVVTHLPQVAAFAGHHIRVIKTSSSADDGSGVTASDVVVLDREARIRELARMLAGHEDSESARAHAEELLATAAVPSGETTQTNKR; encoded by the coding sequence GTGATCGAAGAAATACGCATCCGGGACCTCGGCGTCATCACCGACGCAACGCTGACCCTGGGCCCGGGCTTCACTGTGGTGACAGGTGAAACCGGTGCCGGCAAAACCATGGTGATCACTGCCCTGGGGCTGCTGCTCGGTGCCCGCTCGGATGCAGGAGCCGTCCGTACAGGCGCCAAATCGGCGCTGGCCGAAGCCGTCGTCCGGCTGCCTCCGCAGAGTCCGGCGGCGGAGCGTTCCGCGGAGGCGGGAGCCGAACTGGAAGAGTTTGACGGCGGCGTCGAACTCATCGTTGCCCGTACCGTCAACGCTGATGGACGCAGCCGCGCCCACCTGGGCGGCCGCGCGACACCCGTGGGCGTCCTGTCCGAGGTGGGCAACCATCTTGTGGCCGTCCACGGGCAGACTGACCAGCTGCGGCTCAAAAGTTCATCAGCACAGCGGGAAGCGCTGGACAAGTATGCGGGGGAGTCCCTGGCCGCCGCGCTGGAAGAGTACCGTACCGGCTACAACCGCTGGCGGGCTGCCGAATCGGAGCTCTCGGAACTGCGCGAGACCGCACGGGAACGCCTCCGTGAGGCCGAGTACCTCGCCGCGTCGCTGGAAGAGATCGACGCCGTCGCCCCCGAACCGGCAGAAGACGAGACGCTGAAGGCCGAGGCCATGCGCCTGGGCAACATTGAGGAACTGCGTTCGGCGTCCGTGGGAGCGCACCAGGCGCTTGTCGCGGGTGACTTCGCCGACGGATCGGATGCCACGTCGCTGGTGGATGCTGCCAAGCGCCAGCTGGAACTGGCAGGCGAGCACGATCCGGCCCTGGCGCAGGCCGGCCAGCGGCTCGCGGAAGTCGGCTACATCCTGGCCGACATTGCGGCTGAGCTGTCCAGCTACAGTGCGTCCCTGGACGGCGAGGGCCCCGGCCGGCTGGCGGAGGTTGAAGCCCGCCGCGCGGAACTGGCTGTTCTGGTGCGCAAATACGCCCCCTCGGTCGACGAAGTCCTGGAATGGGCGGAAACCGGCAGGGCCCGCCTGGCGGAGCTCGGAGACGACGGCAGCCGGATCGAATCCCTTGAAGCCGAACTGACCGAGCTCCAGGCACGTCTCTGGGAGCAGGCCGCGGGACTGACCAAGCTGCGCACGGATGCCGCAGTCGAACTCTCAGGACGCGTCAGCGACGAACTCACTGCGCTGGCCATGCCTGACGCCCGCCTGGTCATCACCGTGGATCCCAGCGCGGCCCTGGGCCCCCAGGGCGCGGACGCGATCGAGTTCCTGCTGGCTCCGCATCCCGGAGCACCGGCGCGGCCGCTGGGCAAGGGCGCCTCCGGCGGTGAGCTTTCCCGCGTGATGCTCGCCATCGAGGTAGTGCTTGCCGAAGTGGATCCGGTTCCGACCTTCGTCTTTGACGAGGTGGACGCCGGCGTCGGTGGCAAGGCAGCCATCGAAATCGGCCGGCGGCTGGCGATGCTCGCCCGCCACGTGCAGGTCATCGTGGTGACCCATCTCCCGCAGGTGGCGGCCTTCGCAGGCCATCACATCCGCGTGATTAAAACCTCTTCCTCCGCAGATGACGGGTCGGGCGTCACTGCCAGCGACGTCGTCGTGCTGGACCGCGAAGCCCGGATCAGGGAACTGGCCCGGATGCTCGCAGGCCACGAGGACTCGGAGTCGGCCCGTGCCCACGCCGAGGAACTACTGGCGACGGCAGCCGTTCCCAGTGGGGAAACTACCCAGACCAACAAAAGGTGA
- a CDS encoding CTP synthase: MIGSNSVVQRSNSRFPKSSSTTKHIFVTGGVASSLGKGLTASSLGHLLRARGLSVTMQKLDPYLNVDPGTMNPFQHGEVFVTDDGAETDLDIGHYERFLDESLDGSANVTTGQVYSTVIAKERRGEYLGDTVQVIPHITDEIKRRMRLPSEAKKTPDVIITEIGGTVGDIESQPFLEAARQVRQDIGRNNVFFLHVSLVPYIGPSQELKTKPTQHSVAALRSIGIQPDAIVIRSDRPVPDAMRNKIGRMCDVDVDAVIGCPDAPSIYDIPKTLHSQNLDAYIVQHLGLKFKDVNWTKWDRLLEAVHNPKHHVEVALVGKYIDLPDAYLSVTEALRAGGFANSTKVKIRWVPSDDCATEEGARKALAGVDAICVPGGFGIRGLEGKLGALKFARENKLPTLGLCLGLQSMVIEYARNVVGLEGASSSEFEPDTKYPVIATMAEQKEIVAGQGDMGGTMRLGLWDAKLDEGSVVAKTYGKTAVAERHRHRYEVNNQYRDQIAEAGLVFSGTSPDGQLVEYVELPEDVHPYYVSTQAHPELSSRPTRPHPLFAGLIKAALAHQGADA; encoded by the coding sequence GTGATAGGCTCGAATTCCGTGGTGCAGCGATCAAATTCCAGGTTTCCCAAGTCGTCTTCTACGACCAAACACATCTTCGTTACCGGAGGCGTGGCGTCGTCCCTTGGTAAGGGACTGACGGCCTCCAGCCTCGGTCACCTGCTTCGGGCACGCGGCCTCTCCGTGACGATGCAGAAGCTCGATCCCTATCTCAATGTGGATCCGGGCACAATGAACCCCTTCCAGCACGGTGAAGTCTTCGTGACCGACGACGGCGCTGAGACCGACCTCGACATCGGACACTACGAGCGCTTCCTCGATGAGAGCCTCGACGGGTCCGCCAACGTGACCACGGGCCAGGTGTACTCCACCGTCATCGCCAAGGAACGCCGCGGCGAGTACCTCGGTGACACCGTCCAGGTCATTCCCCACATCACCGATGAGATCAAGCGCCGGATGCGCCTGCCCTCCGAGGCGAAGAAGACCCCCGACGTCATCATCACCGAAATCGGCGGCACCGTGGGCGACATCGAGTCCCAGCCGTTCCTTGAAGCCGCCCGCCAGGTCCGCCAGGACATCGGCCGGAACAACGTCTTCTTCCTGCACGTCTCACTGGTCCCGTACATCGGCCCGTCGCAGGAACTGAAGACCAAGCCGACCCAGCACTCGGTGGCGGCCCTGCGCTCCATCGGCATCCAGCCGGACGCAATCGTCATCCGCTCGGACCGCCCGGTCCCTGACGCCATGCGCAACAAGATCGGCCGCATGTGCGACGTCGACGTCGACGCCGTGATCGGCTGCCCCGATGCTCCGAGCATCTATGACATTCCCAAGACACTGCACTCCCAGAACCTGGACGCGTACATCGTCCAGCACCTGGGACTGAAGTTCAAGGACGTCAACTGGACCAAGTGGGACCGCCTGCTTGAAGCCGTGCACAACCCGAAGCACCACGTCGAGGTGGCACTGGTCGGCAAGTACATCGACCTGCCCGACGCCTACCTCTCCGTGACCGAGGCCCTGCGCGCCGGCGGCTTCGCCAACAGCACCAAGGTCAAGATCCGCTGGGTCCCCTCCGATGACTGCGCCACCGAAGAAGGCGCCCGCAAGGCCCTGGCCGGCGTGGACGCCATCTGTGTCCCGGGCGGCTTCGGTATCCGCGGCCTCGAAGGCAAGCTCGGTGCACTGAAGTTTGCCCGCGAGAACAAGCTGCCGACCCTGGGTCTGTGCCTTGGCCTGCAGAGCATGGTCATCGAGTACGCGCGCAACGTCGTCGGCCTCGAAGGCGCATCCTCCAGCGAGTTCGAACCCGACACGAAGTACCCGGTCATCGCGACCATGGCCGAGCAGAAGGAAATCGTTGCAGGCCAGGGCGACATGGGCGGCACCATGCGCCTGGGTCTCTGGGACGCGAAGCTGGACGAAGGTTCGGTTGTGGCCAAGACGTACGGCAAGACCGCCGTCGCCGAACGCCACCGCCACCGCTACGAGGTCAACAACCAGTACCGGGACCAGATTGCCGAGGCCGGTCTGGTCTTCTCCGGCACCTCGCCCGACGGGCAGCTCGTCGAATATGTCGAACTGCCCGAGGACGTGCACCCGTACTACGTCTCCACCCAGGCGCACCCGGAACTGAGCTCGCGGCCCACCCGGCCGCACCCGCTCTTTGCCGGCCTGATCAAGGCCGCACTGGCCCACCAGGGCGCGGACGCGTAA
- a CDS encoding NUDIX domain-containing protein: MSENQGFADEQSPRRLLDSSVVYSGPIWDVVSEKFTLADDGEPLVRDYIRHPGAVAILAMNDAGQVLLINQYRHPVRMTLWEIPAGLLDVEGEDYLAGAVRELAEEADLVAEDWNVLADLFLSPGSSREELRIYLARGLHDVPADERHERFHEEAEIKMMWVDLDDAVTAVLEGRMHSPSAAAAVLAAAAARNSGYANLRPADAPWPEHHTEHHTWPNGSVR, from the coding sequence ATGAGCGAGAACCAGGGGTTTGCCGACGAGCAGAGTCCGCGACGGCTGCTGGATTCCTCAGTGGTCTACAGCGGTCCCATCTGGGACGTGGTGAGCGAGAAGTTCACCCTGGCTGACGACGGCGAACCCCTGGTCCGCGACTACATCCGGCACCCCGGTGCCGTGGCCATCCTGGCCATGAACGACGCCGGCCAGGTACTTTTGATCAACCAGTACCGGCACCCGGTCCGCATGACGCTCTGGGAAATCCCCGCCGGCCTCCTGGACGTGGAGGGCGAGGACTATCTTGCCGGAGCCGTCCGCGAACTGGCTGAGGAAGCAGACCTGGTGGCTGAGGACTGGAACGTCCTGGCCGACCTCTTCCTCTCACCCGGATCATCCCGCGAAGAGCTGCGGATCTACCTTGCCCGTGGCCTGCATGATGTGCCGGCTGACGAGCGGCATGAGCGCTTCCATGAGGAAGCAGAGATCAAAATGATGTGGGTTGACCTCGACGACGCCGTCACTGCGGTCCTTGAGGGCCGAATGCACAGCCCCTCGGCGGCCGCTGCCGTGCTGGCGGCTGCTGCAGCCCGGAACTCGGGCTACGCGAACCTGCGTCCTGCAGATGCTCCGTGGCCGGAGCATCACACCGAACACCACACCTGGCCCAACGGATCCGTCCGCTAG
- the xerD gene encoding site-specific tyrosine recombinase XerD — protein MAAAATSEDAVSAGPGESTAAAPQAPRAARSSQRSADDLRATAVGRAIGAYLQHMAVERGLAQNTVDAYRRDLVRYARFLASNDRADPAAITRHDVTAFARSIAEGSDGASALSMRSAARTIVAVRGLHKFWALEGITTTDPAADVHPPMAGKRLPKAISVDEVTRILEAVPLDTPTGLRDRALLEFLYSTGARISEAVGLDIDDLSLERIPANGPDVVRLFGKGSKERLVPLGSYAARALDDYLVRGRPGAAAKGKGTPALFLNARGGRLSRQSAWTILKSAAERAKIDRDVSPHTLRHSFATHLIEGGADVRVVQELLGHASVTTTQVYTLVTADTLREVYAAAHPRAL, from the coding sequence CTGGCAGCCGCAGCCACCTCCGAGGACGCTGTATCGGCTGGTCCGGGGGAGTCCACTGCTGCTGCACCGCAGGCACCGCGCGCTGCCCGCAGCTCACAGAGATCCGCCGACGACCTCCGGGCCACCGCCGTCGGACGTGCCATTGGCGCGTACCTCCAGCACATGGCTGTGGAACGCGGGCTCGCCCAGAACACGGTGGACGCCTACCGTCGGGACCTGGTGCGGTATGCCCGGTTCCTTGCGTCCAATGACCGCGCCGATCCGGCCGCCATCACCCGGCATGACGTCACGGCGTTCGCCCGTTCCATCGCAGAAGGATCCGACGGCGCCTCGGCGCTGAGCATGCGTTCGGCGGCGCGGACGATTGTGGCGGTACGCGGCCTGCATAAGTTCTGGGCACTTGAAGGGATCACCACCACCGATCCGGCAGCCGATGTCCACCCGCCGATGGCAGGTAAGCGCCTGCCCAAGGCCATCAGCGTGGACGAAGTAACCCGGATCCTCGAAGCCGTGCCGCTGGACACGCCCACTGGACTGCGCGACCGGGCACTGCTGGAGTTCCTCTATTCCACCGGGGCGCGCATCAGCGAAGCGGTGGGCCTGGACATCGATGACCTGTCGCTGGAACGTATCCCGGCCAACGGGCCGGACGTCGTCCGCCTCTTCGGCAAGGGGTCGAAGGAGCGCCTCGTCCCGCTGGGCTCCTATGCTGCCCGGGCGCTGGATGACTACCTTGTGCGCGGCCGTCCCGGAGCTGCCGCCAAGGGGAAGGGAACACCTGCCTTGTTCCTGAACGCCCGCGGCGGCAGGCTGAGCCGGCAGAGTGCCTGGACCATCCTCAAGAGCGCGGCAGAACGCGCCAAGATTGACCGGGATGTTTCTCCGCACACCCTGCGCCACTCTTTCGCCACGCACCTGATCGAAGGCGGCGCAGATGTCAGGGTGGTCCAGGAACTGCTTGGCCATGCATCCGTAACGACCACCCAGGTGTACACCCTGGTCACCGCCGACACACTGCGCGAGGTCTACGCCGCAGCCCACCCGCGGGCGCTGTAG
- a CDS encoding MarR family winged helix-turn-helix transcriptional regulator, with product MSSDLTVKVNSVGRAVQLYQAAVEDFDRETARILGVNSTDLRCLEILTTEPDEEITPRTIAARLRLTTGSVTTMLDRLEQAGYIIRTRHAIDKRKVLVRATSKVQERVRALIGPLVEEGEAEIIAGFSPDELDIVERFITRATALQQRHTTRLHEWTGRESAAGTD from the coding sequence ATGTCAAGTGATTTGACTGTCAAGGTAAATTCGGTGGGACGGGCCGTCCAGCTGTATCAGGCCGCGGTTGAGGACTTTGACCGTGAAACGGCCCGGATCCTGGGAGTGAACAGCACTGACCTGCGGTGTCTTGAAATCCTCACCACTGAACCGGACGAGGAGATAACCCCGCGCACCATCGCAGCACGGCTCCGGCTCACCACCGGCAGCGTCACCACCATGCTGGATCGGCTTGAGCAGGCCGGTTACATCATTCGGACCCGGCACGCGATCGACAAGCGCAAGGTGCTCGTCCGTGCCACCTCCAAAGTCCAGGAACGCGTGCGGGCGTTGATCGGGCCGCTGGTGGAGGAGGGCGAGGCTGAAATCATCGCCGGCTTCAGCCCGGACGAGCTCGATATCGTCGAGCGGTTCATCACCAGGGCGACCGCGCTGCAGCAGCGGCACACCACACGGCTGCACGAGTGGACCGGCCGCGAAAGCGCCGCGGGCACGGACTGA
- a CDS encoding FAD-dependent oxidoreductase, translating to MRKAVVIGAGIAGPTVAVALRRIGMDVEVFEQLPPDADQRGSWLNFQANGLDALRSIGVGEWVEGIGYPVDAMSFVNGKGRILGTIPMAFRREDGLSSRMVPRAGLFVALADMARHHGVRVHHNKRMVEAFHTDAGVLARFDDGTEAAGDLLIGADGIHSKVRQIIDPAAPAPRYVPVLNSGEYIPDFHVDVPPGEFRMQFGTRAFFAWMNTPDGGTIWFANPPQKKEPPRGTLSGITDAQWRQRLHGLMDGDAGPAPAIIDATPGPVTGWATYDMPVVRNWHDGSRMIIIGDAAHAASPASGQGASLSLEDAVILAKCLRDVPDTGAAFDTFVALRRERVERIVADSHRASAEKAAGPILRVIRDAVLPRKFRAAQKDGGRSLRWLQGHHIDFEVPVAARSSGHR from the coding sequence ATGCGAAAAGCTGTAGTCATCGGAGCAGGCATCGCAGGTCCCACGGTCGCGGTCGCGCTGCGCAGGATCGGCATGGACGTGGAGGTTTTCGAACAACTTCCGCCTGACGCCGACCAGCGCGGGTCGTGGCTGAATTTCCAGGCCAACGGTCTGGATGCCCTGCGGTCTATCGGCGTCGGCGAGTGGGTCGAGGGGATCGGCTACCCGGTTGACGCAATGAGCTTTGTCAACGGAAAGGGGCGGATTCTCGGCACCATTCCCATGGCATTCCGCAGGGAGGACGGTCTCAGTTCACGCATGGTGCCCCGGGCCGGGTTGTTCGTGGCACTCGCTGACATGGCCCGCCACCACGGCGTGCGGGTGCACCACAACAAGCGGATGGTCGAGGCGTTTCACACCGATGCCGGCGTCCTGGCACGCTTCGATGACGGAACGGAGGCGGCCGGTGACCTGCTCATTGGCGCCGACGGCATCCACTCGAAGGTCCGGCAGATCATCGACCCCGCTGCGCCAGCCCCGCGCTATGTGCCCGTCCTGAACAGCGGGGAGTACATCCCGGACTTCCACGTGGACGTACCCCCGGGCGAATTCCGGATGCAGTTCGGCACCCGTGCCTTCTTCGCCTGGATGAATACCCCCGACGGAGGCACGATCTGGTTCGCCAACCCTCCCCAGAAGAAAGAGCCGCCGCGCGGCACCCTCTCCGGTATTACCGACGCGCAGTGGCGGCAGCGGCTGCACGGCCTGATGGATGGAGATGCCGGACCTGCGCCGGCAATTATCGATGCGACTCCCGGGCCGGTGACGGGATGGGCAACCTACGACATGCCCGTCGTTCGGAACTGGCACGACGGCTCGCGCATGATCATCATCGGCGACGCCGCTCACGCAGCGTCCCCGGCCAGTGGCCAGGGAGCATCGTTGTCACTGGAGGACGCGGTCATCCTCGCGAAGTGCCTGCGTGACGTCCCGGATACAGGTGCCGCGTTCGACACCTTCGTGGCGCTGCGCAGGGAGAGGGTCGAGCGGATCGTCGCCGACAGCCACAGGGCATCGGCTGAGAAGGCCGCGGGTCCGATTCTCCGCGTGATCCGCGACGCTGTACTGCCGCGCAAATTCCGGGCCGCCCAGAAGGACGGCGGCCGGTCCCTCCGATGGCTGCAGGGTCACCACATCGACTTCGAAGTGCCGGTCGCGGCACGATCCTCCGGTCACCGATGA
- a CDS encoding 8-oxo-dGTP diphosphatase, whose translation MPRPPRASPVVLCFLFRETGQGGPEVLLGLKKTGFGIGRIVTLGGHVEPGESPEQAAVREVFEESGVTVAEGDLEPAGSIEFMFPSRPEWDMSTVVYRSWTWSGAPAPSAEIEPAWYPVDAVPYAAMWEDSAYWMPKVLSGEYFAAAVTLAEDNECVGSVVFSSP comes from the coding sequence ATGCCCCGTCCACCGCGTGCTTCCCCCGTTGTCCTCTGTTTCCTCTTCCGTGAGACAGGTCAGGGCGGACCCGAGGTCTTGCTGGGGCTTAAGAAAACCGGATTCGGTATTGGCAGGATCGTGACGCTTGGCGGCCATGTGGAGCCAGGGGAGAGCCCAGAACAGGCGGCCGTGCGGGAAGTCTTCGAAGAGTCCGGCGTCACCGTTGCCGAAGGGGACCTGGAACCCGCCGGTTCCATCGAGTTCATGTTTCCCTCACGACCGGAATGGGACATGTCCACTGTGGTCTACCGGTCCTGGACCTGGTCCGGGGCACCGGCGCCGTCAGCGGAGATCGAACCTGCCTGGTACCCGGTGGATGCCGTTCCGTATGCGGCTATGTGGGAAGACTCCGCGTACTGGATGCCGAAGGTTCTTTCCGGGGAGTACTTCGCCGCGGCCGTGACGCTCGCGGAAGACAACGAGTGTGTGGGCAGCGTGGTCTTCTCCTCGCCCTGA
- a CDS encoding DUF4188 domain-containing protein, giving the protein MVFLIGMRINRPWRPDLWFPVFAAMPRMLKELSSNPGSGLLGYRMTVGSGGPLVVQYWKTAEELYAYASQTNAEHRPAWAAFNRRARKAPGAVGIWHETFPVDRAESMYVGMPVSGLAKATASLPAPDGSRAADRLAAAGH; this is encoded by the coding sequence GTGGTATTCCTGATTGGCATGCGCATCAACCGCCCGTGGCGCCCGGACCTCTGGTTCCCGGTCTTTGCCGCCATGCCGCGGATGCTCAAGGAGCTGTCTTCCAACCCCGGCTCCGGCCTGCTGGGTTACCGGATGACCGTCGGATCCGGTGGTCCGCTGGTGGTGCAGTACTGGAAGACCGCCGAAGAGCTCTATGCCTACGCCAGCCAGACGAATGCAGAACACCGGCCGGCCTGGGCAGCCTTTAACCGCCGGGCCCGGAAGGCGCCGGGAGCCGTCGGTATCTGGCATGAGACCTTTCCGGTGGACCGTGCCGAATCAATGTACGTCGGCATGCCTGTATCCGGCTTGGCCAAGGCGACCGCAAGCCTGCCCGCACCAGACGGCAGCCGGGCAGCGGACCGGCTGGCCGCGGCGGGACACTAG